The window GAAATCCCGACAGAGGAGCACGGACATGAAGGACATGACCAATCTCGACGCATTCGAAGTGGGCTACGACATCCCGGCCAAACCGGGCATGGATGAGGCTGACATACAGACCCCATGCCTTGTGCTGGATCTGGACGCGCTGGAGCGCAACATCAAGAAGATGGGCGACTATGCCAAGGATCACGGTATGCGCCACCGCACCCACGGCAAGATGCACAAGTCGGTCGACGTGCAGAAGCTTCAGGAAGAGCTCGGCGGCGCCTGCGGTGTCTGCTGTCAGAAGGTCTCTGAAGCTGAGGTCTTCGCCCGGGGTGGTATCAAGGATATTCTGGTATCGAACCAGGTGCGCGACGCCGCCAAGATCGACCGTCTTGCGCGTCTGCCGAAGCTGGGCGCCCGCGCGATCTGTTGTGTCGATGATATCGACAATGTGGCTGACCTTTCGGCTGCGGCCAGGACGCATGGGACCCAGATCGAATGCCTCGTCGAAATTGACTGTGGCGCAGGACGCTGTGGCGTGTCGAGCACGCGCGATGTCGTGGAAATCGCCAAGGCCATCGACGCCGCAGAAGGTCTGAAATTTGCCGGCGTCCAGGCCTATCAGGGCGCGATGCAGCATCTTGACGACTATAACGAGCGCAAGGCGAAGATCGACGTTGCGGTGGCCATGGTCAGGGATGCGGTCGACACGCTGAAAACCGAAGGCCTGGAGTGTGACATCGTCGGTGGCGGCGGCACCGGATCTTATTACTTCGAGTCGAACTCGGGTGTTTACAACGAATTGCAATGTGGCTCCTACGCCTTCATGGATGCCGACTATGGCCGCATCCTCGACAAGGACGGCAAGCGCATCGACGCTGGGGAATGGGAGAACGCCTTGTTCATCCTGACCACGGTCATGAGCCACTCCAAGGCCGACAAGGCCATCGTGGATGCAGGCCTCAAGACCCAGTCCGTGGACAGTGGGTTGCCCTTTATCTACGGCCGCGACGATGTCGAATATCTCAAATGTTCGGATGAGCATGGCGTTGTCGCAGATCCCGGTGGAGCCCTGAAGGTCAATGACAAGCTCCGGCTCGTGCCAGGTCATTGTGACCCGACCTGCAACGTCCATGATTGGTATGTCGGCGTGCGGGGCGGCAAGGTCGAAACCCTCTGGCCCGTCTCCGCCCGCGGCAAAGCCTATTAACGCCAGCCCTCC of the Phaeobacter sp. A36a-5a genome contains:
- the bhcC gene encoding 3-hydroxy-D-aspartate aldolase BhcC gives rise to the protein MKDMTNLDAFEVGYDIPAKPGMDEADIQTPCLVLDLDALERNIKKMGDYAKDHGMRHRTHGKMHKSVDVQKLQEELGGACGVCCQKVSEAEVFARGGIKDILVSNQVRDAAKIDRLARLPKLGARAICCVDDIDNVADLSAAARTHGTQIECLVEIDCGAGRCGVSSTRDVVEIAKAIDAAEGLKFAGVQAYQGAMQHLDDYNERKAKIDVAVAMVRDAVDTLKTEGLECDIVGGGGTGSYYFESNSGVYNELQCGSYAFMDADYGRILDKDGKRIDAGEWENALFILTTVMSHSKADKAIVDAGLKTQSVDSGLPFIYGRDDVEYLKCSDEHGVVADPGGALKVNDKLRLVPGHCDPTCNVHDWYVGVRGGKVETLWPVSARGKAY